In Cystobacter fuscus DSM 2262, one DNA window encodes the following:
- a CDS encoding methanobactin export MATE transporter MbnM, with protein sequence MTKRWVFLSALACLGSGCGDRPPPAPEPEKYQWRLPAGFPTPLVPADNPMTEAKVQLGRRLFYDKRLSLNGTQSCASCHEQARAFTDGRTHGLGSTGALHRRNVQGLANIAYATSFTWANPSIPSLEVQVLSPLLGKEPVELGFGDKEEELLARLRADADLSARFAEAFPEEAEPVSMASLTRALASFERTLLSGNAPYDQYLEGNTKALSPAAKRGMELFFSERLECNHCHQGFNFQDGATHEGAGEAVLPFHNTGLYNEDGMGAYPATDPGLIELTGRPEDMGSFRSPSLRNVALTAPYMHDGSIATLSEVLDHYAAGGRARMLDSSRTSPLRSSFVRGFTLTPEEKADVVAFLEALTDPEFLTDPRFADPALHP encoded by the coding sequence ATGACGAAGCGGTGGGTGTTCCTGTCGGCGTTGGCTTGTCTGGGGAGCGGGTGCGGTGACCGCCCGCCCCCCGCGCCCGAGCCCGAGAAGTATCAGTGGCGGTTGCCCGCGGGTTTCCCGACCCCCCTGGTTCCCGCGGACAATCCGATGACGGAGGCCAAGGTGCAACTGGGCCGGCGCCTCTTCTATGACAAGCGCCTGTCGCTCAATGGCACCCAGTCCTGTGCCTCCTGCCATGAACAGGCACGTGCCTTCACGGATGGACGCACGCACGGCCTGGGCAGTACCGGAGCGCTGCACCGCCGCAACGTCCAGGGCCTGGCCAACATCGCCTATGCCACGAGCTTCACCTGGGCCAACCCGAGCATCCCCTCCCTGGAGGTCCAGGTCCTCTCCCCCTTGCTTGGCAAGGAGCCCGTGGAGCTGGGCTTCGGAGACAAGGAAGAGGAGCTGCTCGCGCGCCTGCGCGCCGATGCGGACCTCTCGGCGCGCTTCGCCGAGGCCTTCCCGGAGGAGGCCGAGCCCGTGTCCATGGCCTCCCTCACGCGCGCCCTGGCGAGCTTCGAGCGGACGTTGTTGTCGGGCAATGCGCCGTATGATCAATACCTCGAGGGCAACACCAAGGCCCTGTCCCCGGCGGCCAAGCGCGGCATGGAGCTCTTCTTCTCCGAGCGCCTGGAGTGCAACCACTGCCACCAGGGCTTCAACTTCCAGGACGGCGCGACCCATGAAGGGGCCGGCGAGGCCGTCCTGCCCTTCCACAACACGGGCCTGTACAACGAGGACGGGATGGGCGCCTATCCCGCGACGGACCCGGGCCTCATCGAGTTGACGGGACGTCCCGAGGACATGGGGAGCTTCCGCTCGCCGTCCCTGCGCAACGTGGCGCTCACCGCGCCCTATATGCACGATGGGAGCATCGCCACGCTCTCCGAGGTGTTGGACCACTACGCCGCTGGCGGCCGGGCCCGGATGCTCGACTCCAGCCGCACGAGCCCACTGCGCAGCAGCTTCGTGCGAGGCTTCACCCTGACGCCCGAGGAGAAGGCGGATGTGGTCGCCTTCCTGGAGGCGCTGACGGACCCTGAATTCCTGACGGATCCGCGTTTCGCGGACCCGGCCCTCCATCCCTGA
- a CDS encoding CHAP domain-containing protein — MRRLLLAPLCLLAACAGSGPVRRPDSSPPRVAFGSAFEVPVPFATLAPEAPSGQEASPASGAPEPARPVTSDPERAQAIAAAIVERAVQLVGIPRLGRVARGVPDDCSGLVRLAYQKAGIDLVSEGFLSGENAVTAIYRRARARGALHETLPQPGDLVFFRETYDRNRDGRRNDGLTHVAVVERVAPDGTLTFIHRGRKGIARSHMNLAFPRTHRGGQGGSILNDILRPASRGQRAWLSGELFAGFASPAAL; from the coding sequence ATGCGTCGCCTGCTGCTCGCCCCCCTGTGTCTTCTCGCCGCGTGTGCCGGTTCCGGGCCCGTGCGCCGGCCCGACTCCTCCCCGCCCCGGGTGGCGTTCGGGAGCGCCTTCGAGGTTCCGGTCCCCTTCGCCACGCTCGCGCCGGAAGCCCCGTCCGGACAGGAGGCCTCCCCGGCGTCCGGTGCCCCAGAGCCCGCCCGGCCCGTGACCTCCGACCCCGAGCGGGCCCAGGCGATCGCGGCCGCCATCGTCGAGCGCGCGGTGCAACTGGTGGGCATTCCCCGACTGGGCCGGGTGGCGCGGGGCGTTCCGGATGACTGCTCGGGCCTGGTGCGGCTCGCCTACCAGAAGGCGGGCATCGACCTCGTCAGCGAGGGCTTCCTGTCGGGCGAGAACGCCGTCACCGCCATCTACCGCCGCGCGCGGGCGCGGGGGGCGCTCCACGAGACGCTTCCCCAGCCCGGGGATCTGGTCTTCTTCCGCGAGACGTATGACCGCAACCGGGATGGCCGGCGCAACGATGGGCTGACCCATGTCGCGGTGGTGGAGCGCGTGGCGCCCGACGGCACGCTCACCTTCATCCACCGGGGCCGCAAGGGCATCGCCCGCTCGCACATGAACCTCGCCTTCCCGCGCACCCACCGGGGAGGGCAGGGCGGCTCCATCCTCAACGACATCCTGCGGCCCGCGTCCCGTGGCCAGCGGGCGTGGCTGTCAGGAGAGCTGTTCGCGGGCTTCGCCTCGCCCGCGGCGCTCTGA
- a CDS encoding GAF domain-containing protein produces MSIEAFAKVTEAAKLLVDQGFSGPAVESAIEMVGRALGVERALVYENSTATMPGKRLSPLRHAWAAGSITPLMQTFPLRDQMAGWVEILSRGQPVWELVRNIQGPLLVNLEAQGVQSVLLCPINVGTVNGRWWGVLRLDDCQKERRWSSDEVSAVKTLARSLSNALRADLRREELARTRQELQTMMTRCATGTR; encoded by the coding sequence ATGTCGATCGAAGCGTTCGCCAAGGTGACCGAGGCAGCGAAGTTGCTGGTGGATCAGGGCTTCTCGGGCCCGGCGGTGGAATCGGCCATCGAGATGGTGGGCCGTGCACTCGGGGTGGAGCGGGCGCTGGTGTACGAGAACAGCACCGCGACGATGCCGGGCAAGCGCCTGTCGCCCCTGCGCCACGCGTGGGCCGCGGGCTCCATCACCCCGCTGATGCAGACCTTCCCGCTGCGCGATCAGATGGCCGGCTGGGTGGAGATCCTCTCGCGCGGCCAGCCCGTCTGGGAGCTGGTGCGCAACATCCAGGGGCCGCTGCTGGTGAACCTGGAGGCCCAGGGCGTGCAGTCGGTGCTGCTGTGCCCCATCAACGTGGGCACCGTGAATGGCCGCTGGTGGGGCGTGCTGCGCCTGGATGACTGCCAGAAGGAGCGCCGCTGGTCCTCCGACGAGGTGAGCGCGGTGAAGACCCTGGCCCGCTCGCTGTCCAACGCGCTGCGCGCGGACCTGCGGCGCGAGGAGCTGGCGCGCACCCGCCAGGAGCTGCAGACGATGATGACCCGCTGCGCGACGGGCACCCGCTAA
- a CDS encoding GNAT family N-acetyltransferase: MSTQWRTRPIEPRDDAQMASVIREVMPEFGADGPGFALHDPEVDGMSAAYAVPGRAYWVVVDEADRVMGGGGIAPLDGDVPGVCELRKMYFRPQLRGRGVGEQLLRQCLAFARQAGYQTCYLETLSGMTQAQKLYQRLGFQPLSKPMGATGHFGCDRWYALDLRG; the protein is encoded by the coding sequence ATGAGCACACAGTGGAGAACACGTCCCATCGAGCCCCGCGACGACGCCCAGATGGCCTCGGTCATCCGCGAGGTCATGCCCGAGTTCGGCGCCGACGGTCCGGGCTTCGCCCTCCACGACCCGGAAGTCGACGGCATGAGCGCGGCCTACGCGGTGCCGGGGCGGGCCTATTGGGTGGTGGTGGACGAGGCGGATCGGGTGATGGGCGGCGGAGGAATCGCCCCCCTGGACGGAGACGTGCCGGGCGTCTGTGAGCTGCGCAAGATGTACTTCCGCCCCCAGCTCCGGGGACGCGGCGTGGGCGAGCAGTTGCTGCGCCAGTGCCTGGCCTTCGCCCGGCAAGCAGGCTACCAGACGTGCTACCTGGAGACCCTCTCGGGCATGACCCAGGCCCAGAAGCTCTACCAGCGCCTGGGCTTCCAACCCCTGTCCAAGCCCATGGGGGCCACGGGCCACTTCGGGTGCGATCGCTGGTATGCGCTCGACCTGCGCGGGTGA
- a CDS encoding MbnP family copper-binding protein: MNTFPARLIAIALPLASSLGCGVQEPEKREFPVDISFEARVGARPFACGDTYTGLGTTATAFEPMDFRVFLHDVRLVSEDGTEVPIALTDDGVWQKDGALLLDFADKSGQCTNGTAATRTHLVGTVPEGNYRGLRFKLGLPESLNHRNPTLAPAPFNDTTLFWGWRYGYVFLRVDGRTTGLRSGYVMHLGSMDCPPAEPGQPYGGCTLPSRPEISLEGFVLEQSRVVLDLANLLAGANLDANANVPNTSIGCMSQKEDPDCAPVFTRLGLPFQDPSEAVAAQTFIRLE; this comes from the coding sequence ATGAACACATTCCCCGCGCGCCTCATTGCCATTGCCCTGCCACTCGCCAGCTCCCTGGGGTGTGGAGTTCAAGAACCCGAGAAGAGGGAGTTCCCGGTGGACATCTCCTTCGAGGCTCGGGTGGGCGCGCGGCCCTTCGCCTGCGGGGACACGTACACGGGACTGGGCACCACCGCGACCGCCTTCGAGCCCATGGACTTCCGCGTGTTCCTCCATGACGTCCGGCTCGTCTCGGAGGACGGCACGGAGGTTCCCATCGCGCTCACGGACGATGGGGTGTGGCAGAAGGACGGTGCGCTCCTGCTCGACTTCGCGGACAAGTCGGGCCAGTGCACCAACGGGACGGCGGCGACCCGCACGCACCTGGTGGGCACGGTTCCCGAGGGCAACTACCGCGGATTGCGCTTCAAGCTCGGCCTGCCCGAGTCGCTCAACCACCGCAACCCCACCCTCGCGCCCGCGCCCTTCAACGACACCACTCTGTTCTGGGGCTGGCGCTACGGCTATGTGTTCCTCCGCGTCGACGGGCGGACGACCGGTCTGCGCTCGGGCTACGTCATGCACCTGGGGAGCATGGACTGCCCCCCCGCGGAGCCGGGTCAGCCGTATGGCGGGTGTACCCTCCCCAGCCGCCCGGAAATCTCCCTGGAGGGCTTCGTGTTGGAGCAGAGCAGGGTCGTCCTGGATCTGGCGAACCTCCTCGCCGGCGCCAACCTGGACGCGAACGCGAACGTGCCCAATACCTCCATCGGGTGCATGTCCCAGAAGGAGGATCCGGATTGCGCGCCGGTGTTCACCCGGCTGGGGCTTCCGTTCCAGGACCCGTCCGAGGCCGTCGCGGCGCAGACCTTCATCCGTCTGGAGTAG
- a CDS encoding DJ-1/PfpI family protein translates to MPKTLVFYVQDGFADWEAAYILPLLRERGIGVRVVSENGASVTSAGGLGVVAQTRLRNVYPADIDGLILPGGDFWMDDSANQPVLAFAQDLLAQGKMVAAICAATVALGRQGLLDQRRHTSNDLGVLKQEAPAYRGESLYVQSLAVTDGNLITASGIGALEFAREIADYLKLGSESYRKQWYELFKHGVAPPADFWTQS, encoded by the coding sequence ATGCCGAAGACGCTCGTCTTTTATGTGCAGGATGGATTCGCGGATTGGGAGGCGGCCTACATCCTCCCCCTGCTGCGGGAGAGGGGGATAGGAGTCCGCGTGGTGTCCGAGAACGGGGCGTCCGTGACCAGCGCGGGAGGGTTGGGGGTCGTGGCCCAGACGCGCCTGCGCAATGTGTACCCGGCGGACATCGACGGGTTGATCCTCCCGGGAGGCGACTTCTGGATGGACGACTCGGCCAACCAGCCCGTCCTGGCGTTCGCCCAGGATCTTCTCGCGCAGGGCAAGATGGTCGCGGCGATCTGCGCGGCCACCGTGGCGCTCGGCCGGCAGGGGCTGCTCGACCAGCGCCGGCATACCAGCAACGACCTTGGCGTCTTGAAGCAGGAGGCTCCCGCCTACCGGGGCGAATCGCTGTACGTCCAGAGTCTGGCCGTGACGGATGGCAACCTCATCACCGCCTCCGGCATCGGCGCCCTCGAGTTCGCCCGGGAGATCGCCGACTACCTGAAGCTGGGCAGCGAGAGCTACCGCAAGCAGTGGTACGAGCTGTTCAAGCACGGGGTGGCGCCTCCCGCGGACTTCTGGACGCAGTCCTGA
- the argB gene encoding acetylglutamate kinase — protein sequence MSGLKDFRGRWFVVKIGGELAQDRPRLAASVGAAVRAFLDAGIRVAVIHGGGPQATELQKKLGLQPRMVAGRRYTDEATLEVMKMSLAGQVSVDVASAFRLAGVPALCTTGMSAGLITAERRPPKVMSGAGPEPVDLGLVGDVVGVDADAFRRVSDAGFVPVLGSLGGDARGQPFNINADTVATRVAAKLGAAKLFLVSNVPGVLANKDDPSTRLPTLTPAQAREKIASGVIQGGMIPKVEESLEMLEEGIEAIHIVGISPAEALLHEAERPGSQGTAFLRG from the coding sequence GTGAGCGGATTGAAGGACTTTCGTGGGCGGTGGTTCGTGGTGAAGATTGGCGGCGAGCTGGCGCAGGACCGGCCGAGGCTCGCCGCGAGCGTGGGGGCCGCGGTGCGGGCCTTCCTCGACGCGGGCATCCGCGTGGCCGTCATCCATGGAGGCGGGCCGCAGGCCACCGAGCTGCAGAAGAAGCTCGGGTTGCAGCCGAGGATGGTGGCCGGGCGGCGCTACACGGACGAGGCCACGCTCGAGGTGATGAAGATGTCGCTGGCGGGTCAGGTGTCGGTGGACGTGGCGAGTGCCTTCCGGCTCGCCGGGGTGCCGGCGCTGTGCACCACGGGCATGTCCGCCGGGCTCATCACCGCCGAGCGTCGGCCGCCCAAGGTCATGAGCGGCGCGGGTCCCGAGCCGGTGGATCTGGGGCTCGTGGGAGACGTGGTGGGAGTGGACGCGGACGCCTTCCGGCGCGTGTCCGACGCGGGCTTCGTTCCGGTGCTCGGCTCGCTCGGGGGAGATGCCCGGGGGCAGCCCTTCAACATCAACGCGGACACGGTGGCCACGCGCGTGGCCGCGAAGCTCGGAGCGGCCAAGCTCTTCCTCGTGTCCAACGTGCCCGGGGTGCTCGCCAACAAGGATGACCCGTCCACCCGGCTGCCCACGCTCACGCCGGCCCAGGCGCGCGAGAAGATCGCCTCCGGCGTCATCCAGGGCGGCATGATTCCCAAGGTGGAGGAGAGCCTGGAGATGCTCGAGGAGGGCATCGAGGCCATCCATATCGTGGGCATCTCGCCCGCGGAGGCGCTCCTGCACGAGGCCGAGCGGCCCGGGAGCCAGGGGACGGCCTTCCTGCGCGGTTGA
- a CDS encoding AMP-dependent synthetase/ligase — MSDNAQIKEIVGKGQVALAPEAHLLQPLLEHARLRPDRVLFSRRVGDRFEPITAAEAVRTVRGLARGLIALGVEPGQRVALMSKTRVEWPLIDYAILATGATTVPIYETSSAEQVEWILHDSGAVAAFFETDALHAHQRACAERLPDCRHTFVIEKGALEELRQRGEGVEEARLEERLSRLRAEHLATLIYTSGTTGRPRGCELTHGNLRANVLQVMEHARDVITERDRTLLFLPLAHALAKILFLASVEKGLPVAFATSPGKLVEELSLVKPTWFGTVPRVLEKVFQTARQKAEQSGKARVFDLATDAAVRYSRESVGGGASLLTRLQHGVFDRLVYRTLRGILGGQLRFIVSGGGPLPERLNHFYRGVGVQVLEGYGMTETSPVLTLNAPQAARPGTVGQPVPGTTVRIAEDGEIVVKGPQVFRGYFQNEEATRRTVNPDGWLQTGDLGSLDAQGFLRITGRKKEILVTAAGKNVAPGPLEDRIRENPLVSQAMVVGEGKPFVAALVTLDAGAFKQWAKKNGKEGQTVEALAEDPTLRAEVEGAIEAANRSVSRAESIRKFVILPQDFTLERNELTPTLKVRRHVVSQNYAQVIEALYAKGGGE, encoded by the coding sequence ATGAGCGATAACGCGCAAATCAAGGAAATCGTGGGTAAGGGGCAGGTCGCGCTCGCGCCCGAGGCGCATCTGCTCCAGCCACTGTTGGAGCACGCCCGCCTGCGTCCGGACCGGGTGTTGTTCTCGCGCCGGGTGGGTGATCGGTTCGAGCCCATCACCGCCGCGGAGGCGGTGCGCACGGTGCGCGGGCTGGCGCGGGGGCTCATCGCCCTGGGCGTGGAGCCGGGCCAGCGCGTGGCGTTGATGTCGAAGACGCGCGTGGAGTGGCCGCTGATCGACTACGCCATCCTCGCCACCGGCGCCACCACGGTGCCCATCTACGAGACGTCCTCCGCGGAGCAGGTGGAGTGGATCCTCCACGACAGCGGAGCGGTGGCGGCCTTCTTCGAGACGGACGCCCTACACGCCCACCAGCGCGCGTGCGCGGAGCGGCTGCCGGACTGCCGTCACACCTTCGTGATCGAGAAGGGAGCGCTCGAGGAGCTGCGGCAGCGCGGCGAGGGCGTGGAGGAGGCACGGTTGGAGGAGCGGCTGTCGCGGTTGCGCGCGGAGCACCTGGCCACCCTCATCTACACCTCGGGCACCACCGGGCGGCCCCGGGGCTGCGAGCTGACGCACGGCAACCTGCGCGCCAACGTCCTGCAGGTGATGGAGCATGCCCGGGACGTCATCACCGAGCGGGATCGCACGCTCTTGTTCCTGCCCCTGGCGCACGCGCTGGCGAAGATCTTGTTCCTGGCCTCCGTGGAGAAGGGCCTGCCGGTGGCCTTCGCCACCAGCCCCGGCAAGCTCGTGGAGGAGCTGTCGCTGGTGAAGCCCACGTGGTTCGGCACGGTGCCGCGCGTGCTGGAGAAGGTGTTCCAGACGGCGCGGCAGAAGGCCGAGCAGTCCGGAAAGGCGCGCGTGTTCGACCTCGCCACGGACGCGGCCGTGCGCTACTCGCGCGAGAGCGTCGGCGGCGGGGCCTCGCTCCTCACCCGGCTCCAGCACGGCGTGTTCGACCGGCTCGTGTACCGCACCCTGCGGGGGATTCTCGGCGGCCAGCTGCGCTTCATCGTGTCGGGAGGAGGACCGCTGCCCGAGCGGTTGAACCACTTCTACCGGGGCGTGGGCGTGCAGGTGCTCGAGGGCTACGGCATGACCGAGACGAGCCCCGTGCTCACGCTCAACGCGCCCCAGGCCGCCCGGCCCGGCACCGTGGGGCAGCCCGTGCCCGGCACCACCGTGCGCATCGCGGAGGATGGGGAGATCGTCGTCAAGGGCCCGCAGGTGTTCCGGGGCTACTTCCAGAACGAGGAGGCCACGCGGCGCACCGTCAACCCGGACGGGTGGTTGCAGACGGGAGATCTGGGGAGCCTGGATGCCCAGGGCTTCCTGCGCATCACCGGCCGCAAGAAGGAGATCCTCGTCACCGCGGCGGGCAAGAACGTGGCGCCCGGCCCCCTGGAGGATCGCATCCGGGAGAATCCGCTCGTCAGCCAGGCCATGGTGGTGGGCGAGGGCAAGCCCTTCGTCGCCGCGCTCGTCACGCTCGACGCCGGCGCGTTCAAGCAGTGGGCGAAGAAGAACGGCAAGGAGGGCCAGACGGTGGAGGCGCTCGCGGAGGACCCCACGCTGCGCGCCGAGGTGGAGGGCGCCATCGAGGCCGCCAACCGCTCGGTGTCGCGCGCGGAGTCCATCCGCAAGTTCGTCATCCTCCCCCAGGACTTCACCCTGGAGCGCAACGAGTTGACGCCCACCCTCAAGGTGCGCCGCCACGTCGTCAGCCAGAACTACGCCCAGGTGATTGAAGCCCTGTACGCCAAGGGCGGCGGCGAGTGA
- the argC gene encoding N-acetyl-gamma-glutamyl-phosphate reductase: MANKVKAVLIGGTGYGGSEILRRLLFHPHVEVVRITSVDNVGKKVGDVHFNLAGLTELTFQEMPAAQAVAGADVAFLAMPHKTTAKVVLDIINSGVRIVDLSGDFRLRDAAAYAKYYGVEHPAPQMLSDGAFTYGMPELNREAIRKARYIASPGCFATTIALGLMPLARAGLLSGPIHTVAATGSSGSGANPQITTHHPLRASNLRTYKPLEHQHIPEILQSLRIAGAHPETSLEFVPVSAPLPRGIFATSFAEVPASTTQEQLTAAWKSAYGSEPFIRVISGGRQPEVIGVSGSNYVEVGFTLGPVTGATRRVVCFSALDNLVKGGAGQSIQSFNIMMGFDERLTLAEPGLWP; this comes from the coding sequence ATGGCCAACAAGGTCAAGGCAGTCCTTATCGGAGGGACCGGCTACGGGGGATCCGAGATCCTCCGTCGGCTCCTCTTCCACCCGCACGTGGAGGTGGTGCGCATCACCTCGGTGGACAACGTCGGCAAGAAGGTGGGCGACGTCCACTTCAACCTCGCCGGGCTCACCGAGCTCACCTTCCAGGAGATGCCCGCCGCCCAGGCCGTGGCTGGCGCGGACGTGGCCTTCCTGGCCATGCCCCACAAGACCACCGCGAAGGTGGTGCTCGACATCATCAACTCGGGCGTGCGCATCGTGGACCTGTCGGGCGACTTCCGCCTGCGCGACGCGGCCGCCTACGCGAAGTACTACGGCGTGGAGCACCCGGCGCCGCAGATGCTCTCCGACGGGGCCTTCACCTACGGCATGCCGGAGCTCAACCGCGAGGCCATCCGCAAGGCGCGCTACATCGCGAGCCCCGGGTGCTTCGCCACCACCATCGCGCTCGGGCTGATGCCGCTGGCGCGCGCGGGCCTGCTCTCCGGCCCCATCCACACGGTGGCGGCCACGGGCTCGTCGGGCAGCGGCGCCAACCCGCAAATCACCACCCACCATCCGCTGCGCGCGTCGAACCTGCGCACCTACAAGCCGCTGGAGCACCAGCACATCCCGGAGATCCTCCAGTCCCTGCGCATCGCGGGGGCCCACCCGGAGACGTCGCTGGAGTTCGTGCCGGTGTCGGCGCCGCTGCCGCGCGGCATCTTCGCCACGTCCTTCGCCGAGGTGCCGGCCTCCACCACCCAGGAGCAGCTCACCGCGGCGTGGAAGAGCGCCTACGGGAGCGAGCCCTTCATCCGCGTCATCAGCGGGGGCCGTCAGCCCGAGGTCATCGGCGTGTCGGGCAGCAACTACGTGGAGGTGGGCTTCACGCTGGGCCCGGTGACGGGCGCCACGCGCCGTGTGGTGTGCTTCTCCGCGCTGGACAACCTGGTGAAGGGCGGGGCGGGCCAGTCCATCCAGAGCTTCAACATCATGATGGGCTTCGACGAGCGCCTCACGCTCGCCGAGCCGGGGCTGTGGCCGTGA
- a CDS encoding endonuclease III domain-containing protein: protein MEQPSPGSSPGTHKQPFDLESVLERVREAIQGHAAAAMFELAERGHTSLFEQLVACILSIRTRDEVSLPVALRLLSTARTPEAMRRLGTERLQALIRPVTFPEPKARTIHDIAVRAVEEFVGALPADVEVLQSFKGVGPKCAHLALGIAGGQTYISVDVHVHRVTNRWGYVHTRTPEQTLAALEAKLPRAHWVELNRLLVPFGKHVCTGVRPRCSTCPVLSMCQQVGVSTHR, encoded by the coding sequence ATGGAACAACCGAGCCCTGGCTCCTCACCGGGCACGCACAAGCAACCCTTCGACCTCGAGTCCGTGCTGGAGCGGGTGCGCGAGGCCATCCAGGGCCACGCGGCCGCCGCCATGTTCGAGCTGGCCGAGCGCGGCCACACGAGCCTCTTCGAGCAGCTCGTGGCCTGCATCCTGTCCATCCGCACGCGTGACGAGGTGTCCCTGCCCGTCGCGCTGCGCCTGCTGTCCACGGCCCGCACGCCCGAGGCGATGCGGCGGCTGGGAACCGAACGCCTCCAGGCCCTCATCCGTCCGGTGACGTTCCCGGAGCCCAAGGCCCGGACGATCCACGACATCGCGGTGCGCGCGGTGGAGGAGTTCGTGGGAGCGCTGCCAGCGGACGTGGAGGTCCTCCAGTCCTTCAAGGGCGTGGGACCCAAGTGCGCGCACCTGGCCCTGGGCATCGCCGGGGGCCAGACGTACATCAGCGTGGACGTGCACGTGCACCGGGTCACCAACCGCTGGGGCTACGTGCACACGCGCACGCCCGAGCAGACCCTCGCCGCGCTGGAGGCGAAGCTGCCCCGGGCCCACTGGGTGGAGCTCAACCGGCTGCTCGTTCCCTTCGGCAAGCACGTGTGCACCGGGGTCCGGCCCCGGTGCTCCACCTGCCCCGTGCTGTCCATGTGCCAGCAGGTGGGGGTGAGCACCCACCGGTGA
- a CDS encoding phospholipase D-like domain-containing protein, translating to MELDTSSSVAASPSERWEAPDTGNELHEMRGPVVLPPGFEAFNHALYQSTRLRLEPGHGVELVKNGVIFDQICETIRQAKESVHILVFIWRPSEPSDRIVEALCERARAGVACRVIVDPVGSEEVNGEHDFNPRVEQRLREGGVEVHYFRPLSGRWLGRLFGRTHHKLVIVDGKVGFTGGFGIWKSWQGDGQCPEEWRDTNVRVEGPTVREMQLAFARSWQECGGALLPESCFPRVPWGGDAHAAFVESAGVSGISDAERMLRMVFAAARERLWISNAYFTPPNAILDQLLEKRKQGVDVRVLAAGPVHDWRIVRASQRATYEKLLEGGIRIWEYQPSMLHSKTVLADDWLSVVGSTNMDALSLHRMREGSLVVADRRLASHLEEAWEQDMKCAEEITLQRRGRTNPWRRFARRVTQLLAADR from the coding sequence ATGGAACTGGACACCTCATCATCTGTCGCGGCCTCCCCTTCAGAGCGCTGGGAAGCGCCCGACACGGGCAACGAACTGCACGAGATGCGGGGGCCGGTGGTGTTGCCCCCGGGGTTCGAGGCCTTCAACCATGCGCTCTATCAGTCAACGCGCCTGCGGCTGGAGCCGGGGCACGGCGTGGAGCTGGTGAAGAACGGCGTCATCTTCGATCAGATCTGCGAGACCATCCGCCAGGCGAAGGAGTCGGTGCACATCCTCGTCTTCATCTGGCGGCCGAGTGAGCCGTCGGATCGGATTGTCGAGGCGCTGTGCGAGCGGGCGCGGGCGGGGGTGGCGTGCCGGGTCATCGTGGATCCGGTGGGCAGCGAGGAAGTGAACGGCGAGCACGACTTCAATCCGCGGGTGGAGCAGCGCCTGCGCGAGGGGGGCGTGGAGGTGCACTACTTCCGGCCGCTGTCGGGCCGGTGGCTGGGCCGGCTCTTCGGGCGCACCCACCACAAGCTCGTCATCGTGGACGGGAAGGTGGGGTTCACGGGGGGCTTTGGCATCTGGAAGTCCTGGCAGGGAGATGGCCAGTGCCCCGAGGAGTGGCGCGACACCAACGTGCGCGTGGAGGGGCCCACGGTGCGCGAGATGCAGCTGGCGTTCGCGCGCTCGTGGCAGGAGTGCGGCGGGGCGCTCCTGCCGGAGAGCTGCTTTCCGAGAGTCCCGTGGGGCGGGGACGCGCACGCGGCGTTCGTGGAGAGCGCGGGCGTGTCTGGCATTTCCGACGCCGAGCGCATGCTGCGCATGGTCTTCGCCGCCGCGCGTGAGCGGCTGTGGATCTCCAATGCCTATTTCACGCCGCCCAATGCCATCCTCGATCAGCTCCTGGAGAAGCGGAAGCAGGGGGTGGACGTGCGCGTGCTCGCGGCGGGGCCGGTGCATGACTGGCGCATCGTCCGCGCCTCGCAGCGCGCCACCTACGAGAAGCTGCTCGAGGGAGGCATCCGCATCTGGGAGTACCAGCCCTCCATGCTGCACTCCAAGACGGTGCTCGCGGACGACTGGTTGAGCGTGGTGGGCTCGACGAACATGGATGCCCTGTCGCTGCACCGCATGCGCGAGGGCTCGCTCGTGGTGGCGGACCGGCGCCTGGCGTCCCACCTGGAAGAAGCCTGGGAGCAGGACATGAAGTGCGCGGAGGAGATCACCCTCCAGCGGCGGGGCCGCACCAACCCGTGGCGGCGCTTCGCGCGGCGGGTGACGCAACTGCTCGCCGCGGATCGCTGA